One Echeneis naucrates chromosome 4, fEcheNa1.1, whole genome shotgun sequence genomic window, GATTGCAAAGCATGATGGGATTCAGAGTCCTTCTATTTATGATTGAACATGAACATGGATCTCTGATATGAGGGTGGAATCTGACTGTCACTGTAGAGATAGTGAAGAAGGGGAGTGATGTCCGAGCGAATCAACACAGGAAGCTGTCATGTGACTTAAAAGGTGGGtgtgttttttcctgaaaacatcacacacacacacacacacacacactaccattTAGTGTAGGTGTGGACACACGTTTGAACCCTGTCACATGATTTTTACATCTGTCCGAGTCTGATAAGCTTCTGAAGTCACTGTCAGTCTACTGataacacacgcacgcacgtacacacacgagcatgcagacacacacacacgactttAGATCTCATAGCTTTAACAAAGTTACTGACAGAAAGGAGGTCAGAGTCTGGATCAAAGTTAACCTTGAGAataaaactagtaaattaatAAACCAGCAGCTGATCCTAAAACTAACTCTAAACCAActaaaaacaatcaaataaacacacaaacaaaggtgAACAGGAAGCAGTTGTTTTTTACTCTACAGGGGCTGAGATTCCAGAGTTTGACCTGCATCCTCTGAGGACCTGAGCAGCCCAGTCAAGTCCAGTTTGTTCTGGTCAGGACACAGAAGCTTTCACtttgagaaaaacaataaataataaagaggaGTTCCATGTTTCTGAGCTGGTTTCTTACCTGAGACCAGTTTCCTCTGAGCAGCAGGTTAAAATCTAAAGAGAAACTGTCAAAGTTCACTGTCTATCAGCCTATCAAAGGCCCTGCCCCCAGATGTAGGCCCCTGCCCACCGAACAGAGGCCCTGcccactgacactgacacacacacacactcacacacaattaTGTGTCTGTTTAGGATTGTTTGAAAACCGAATCCCAGCTCACTGCTGAGGTCCTGGTGGACCAGCTGGAGTCTTAGAGGACCAGCAGAAGGCCCAGTGGTCAAGCTGAGgctggttcaggtcctggtaTGTTGATCAGTTGGTCACCTGGTGCCCTCTGCTGGTCTGAAACTTCTTCACCTTCCTCTCCTGAACAAGTCCAAAGCCCCCAGGCCccaatttttgctttttgccgATTTGTTGGTTTGTCTATTTGGTTTtgactcatttgttttttgtttgtttgtttgtttgccttacCTTGGCCTCCTGGTCCAGAGTCTGACAGAGGACTTGCCATGGAGTTGTGTACCTGAACATCCTGAACTGCAGCTAGAGCTTACTGGTTCCCACTGGTTGTGGTCTGGatatggatgatgatgatgatgtcagtcAGACCCTGAGCCAGTAGGAACTAATCAACAACAAGCCtgagaaaaaagagaatataAACGCTGAAAAACAATTTTActgttgaaaaatgtcttttgagCAACATTGCTggtagtgctgttgcctcacagcaagaagtccgtgggtttgattcccgggcctggggcctttctgtgtggagtttgcatgtcctcccagtacttgtgtgggtttcctcccaccgtccaaagacatcatctttgggttaactggtgactctaaattgtctgagtgtgagtgactgagtttgtcgctgtctgtctctgtgtgttggccctgcagtgGACTGgcaacatgtccagggtgtaccccacccgaccaggaaacagataagtggttgaagatgaatgaattaatttctgTTACCATAGAATCATGGCTGTCAACTGCTATGGCTAAGTCAGCAATAACCAGTTGTATCTTCTGAAAATTACAGATGGCCATGGTTATTTAAGTATATTACTGATTGAAAattgtgatgtcatcatgacgtcacacaggtaagaagaaacaaactgaacatGGACTCACCTGCAGGCTCAAGTTTGCAGCTGATGGAAGATTGATGCAGAGTcagggtgggtgtgtgtgtggtggcggTGGGTCGAGtcattgtgtgtatattttctttttggtcagCAGCATTCCTGAAATAGTCTGCTGCTCAgcaactaacacacacacacacacatacaaagatgcacacatacacacacagctggatctCTATCATCAAATTTCATGACAGTTTCATTTTATAGTTGTCTCAccctttgttttattattaacatGCAACTCCCTGCTGCTacttcacatgaaaaaaaaaaaaatctaaaaatgggGATTCTATTGTGGAGTATTCATCAGAAACAGTGATAAGTTAGAAGACAAATCACTGTTTGTGATAAATAGAGGAAGTGGTTCATCACGTCAGTTGTTATTATTAACATTTGTGGTAACCACGGTAGCCACAGGTGTCCTGAGTTCAGCAGGACTGAGCAGTACCAGAAATTGTATCAGGAGCTGGACTAGGAGCTGATTGACGAGCTGGACCTGAAGTTCTGAGATCAGCTGTTAATCATGATGATCACCACTCAGTCAATCAGACTGCCATCATCTAGACAACCGCTCATCAGGACAGGTATTTTCTGTGATCAGTTATTATTTCTGTTGTCAGTGTGGCAACCATCAGCTGATGAGCCCAGATCCTTCAAAGTAAATGAAGTGTTTacagctgatgtgtttctgAGGACTTTTCACTACATGATGGTCTGATCGTgtaaaaaatgtctaaaaaaagTGTAGTGTCACAAGTGTAGGTGATAGAAATGATtgaggaggtgatggaggtaATGAAGGAGGAGGTAGAGGTCTGTGGAGTACCAAACAAAGATCCAGATCAATTATGTTTTCTCCTTTATTTCTGTTataaaacagacatgaacaGTTGGTTTATATGACAGAGCCTCAACAGTTTCAAGTTACAACTCACAGGACTGccaatgctaatgctaatgctaatgctaaggCTAAAGCAGAGTAGGTGGTCACAACTGCAAACAAGAGAAGTACAAAAGTAAATAGGATATAACAAAACAGAGCTGAATGAGGGACATGGCACAGAAAATGATGTAATGTTAGAGGCGGGGCTAAGGTCAGTGGGTGGAGTTTAGTTCATGTCTTGGATTAgtatattatttattgtgtggTTGAGTGGCAGTGCGTCTTGCAGGATCACATGATGCTGCAGCACTTACACAGCTGCCTCTCCTTCTTTACTTCCACCACTCTActccctgcctcctctcctgcctccccCACAACCTCTCCTACTGTCTCCCCGTTGCTTGCTCGTGTTGCCACTGGAGGCTTGGTGTTCGGTGGTGGGGCAGTGGACGCAGTGGGTGGTGCTGGCTCTGCCTGGGCTCTGGCGTCCTCCTTTTCTCTTGGATCTGGTGATGTTTTGCCATTGCCATTGGTGTCATCAATGAGCACCAGCTCAGCTGTCACTATCCCCTGTAGCCCCAGGACCTTCTTGGTCTCTGACTCGTCCTCGACGCTCTGGTATCCCATGAACACCATGGTGACAGGGTTCTCTGCGCTGGCCTCAGCCACGCTTGGTTCACTGTGAGGTGTAGCCTCCAGCCCCGTGATCTCCCCTGTGATCAGTGGCAGCTCTGACTCTAGCGTCTTGGGTGCGGCTTCTTCTTGGACCTCTGCCGATGGGAGTGAGGTCACGGTGGCGACAGTCTGTGACATCACCGAAGCCTCATCCGCTTTGTGGATGAGCTCGTCGACCTCGAAGGAGCTGAGCAGGTGGATGGCGTCTTCACCGTTCATCTCATGGACCACTGAAGGACAAAAACAGGATAAAGATCAGAGTCCAGATCAAGACACCTGGTACATGGTTTCACTTCAGTGTTGTCAAAGTCTACCCCCTTTTAATTCTGTAATCAATACTGAAATCAACACTAAATTGGGGGGAGTGTAGTCAACAACTTGAAAACAGTTTGCCACAGTCTCATATTTGTTTGCTATTGTCACCTTTCCGCTCGTCCTCATAAACTTTGACCCCATGGTGAGAGAGGTCAACGGGAAGTGTGGTGTTTGTGGACAGGACCCGGGTTTCCCCCGTCACTCTGTCCCGCTCTACCTTAATCTCCACAGAGTACATAGCTGGGGTGGGGGCGGCAGGGTCAACAAGAAGTTAGAGAAACGTTAGCTAGACAGATGTTAGACAGACTCATGTTACATGGATGATGGGCAGACAGATGTTAGACAAATATTGGATAGACAGATGTTAGACAGATTGTAGATAGATGATTGACATGTTGACATGAAGATGTT contains:
- the palm1a gene encoding paralemmin 1a isoform X1, yielding MEVSQALCQQDRLQLIAEKRKWQTEVENKKRQLEDDRRALQHLKSKALRERWLLDGAPSAGPEQEQVRRQLEQDEVKTRNLEETINRLEQELVSLEDEAVYQTVTQITVSSEPVQADEVKGQSSCRQDGVAPSGQVTREVKAHKSPLMNKLSHTTDEMKRAMYSVEIKVERDRVTGETRVLSTNTTLPVDLSHHGVKVYEDERKVVHEMNGEDAIHLLSSFEVDELIHKADEASVMSQTVATVTSLPSAEVQEEAAPKTLESELPLITGEITGLEATPHSEPSVAEASAENPVTMVFMGYQSVEDESETKKVLGLQGIVTAELVLIDDTNGNGKTSPDPREKEDARAQAEPAPPTASTAPPPNTKPPVATRASNGETVGEVVGEAGEEAGSRVVEVKKERQLCKCCSIM
- the palm1a gene encoding paralemmin 1a isoform X2, producing the protein MEVSQALCQQDRLQLIAEKRKWQTEVENKKRQLEDDRRALQHLKSKALRERWLLDGAPSAGPEQEQVRRQLEQDEVKTRNLEETINRLEQELVSLEDEAVYQTVTQITVSSEPVQADEVKGQSSCRQDGVAPSGQVTREVKAHKSPLMNKLSHTTDEMKRVVHEMNGEDAIHLLSSFEVDELIHKADEASVMSQTVATVTSLPSAEVQEEAAPKTLESELPLITGEITGLEATPHSEPSVAEASAENPVTMVFMGYQSVEDESETKKVLGLQGIVTAELVLIDDTNGNGKTSPDPREKEDARAQAEPAPPTASTAPPPNTKPPVATRASNGETVGEVVGEAGEEAGSRVVEVKKERQLCKCCSIM